The Campylobacter sp. CN_NE2 region AGCTAAATTTGGATAACGGCATAAATTTGAGTGTAAAAAATGCAAATTTAAATCTTGCAGATAACGAATTTAGCGAATTTGGCGATATTATAAGTTTTAGCGAAATAATAGCTAAAAATCTAAATTTGGATTTGGATTTTAACGATAATTTGGATTTGGATTTAAATATAGATCAAATTTCGCTGCCAAATTTTGCTTATAGTAACCCTGATTTTAAAGTAAGCTCTCAAAATAACGAACTCGAAAAAACACTTTTAAATTTAAAAATTGAGAATAATTCTACAAATTTAAGTGTCAAAAATGAAAATATAAATCATAAAAATATCGAATTTAATTTCCAAAACCACGACTTTGTGCGAAGCGAAAATTTAGCCCTAAATGGCGTAAATTTTGTCTTAAACGATCAAAATTTTAGTGCCGCAATCAATACGGCAAATCTCGGTAAAACAGGCACTTTTTCAGGACAAGATAATTTTGGCGGATTTGAAAGCTCCGTAGCAGAAAAACTTAGTTTTGATATAAATAAACTTTTTTTAAAAGTCCAAAATGCGGTTGTAAATTCGCCAAAATTTATTTCTAGTATCGATGAAAACGGCGTAAAAAGCATAAATTCTCTCGCGATTTTAAAATTCGCAAAAGATTTTAACTCTACTAAAAAAACGGCAAATTTAGATAAAAATTCATCAAATCCAAAAACGAAATTTGATTTTCTTATTCAAAACGCAGAAGTAAAAAACGGCTACGCTAAAATCACAGAAAGCTTCGTTACGCCGATGACACACGAAATCTCAGGCATTAATACAACCGCAAAAAATATAAGCTTAAATTCGCCGTTTATCATCAAAAATTCGATTAATTCAAAGCAAATTTCGCTAAATTCAACCACGAATTTAAATATAATTCCTTTAAATTTAAGCTCGGCTTTTAGTCTGAATTTGCCGAATTTAGAGTATTTTAACCCTTATGTAGGCGAATTTTTAAATGCAAAAATCACTAGCGGAGCAAACAAATTTGACGGCAATTTTACGCTACAAAGCGGTTTTAGCCTAAATGGCACAAGCGAAGTATCAAATTTGGCAATGAGCTTTGCAAATGGCGATAAATTCGCTAGTTTTGATAATCTAAAAGTCGGCAAAATCGCACTTACTCAAAATTCGCTAAATTTAGAAAATATAAATTTAAACTCGCCGTTTTCAAAAATCGTGGTCTCAAAAAATAAAAAGCTAAATTTGGCAAATTTGGTTAAAACTTCGTCAAAACCAAAACAACCGCAAAATTCAGGCTCAAAAAGCGATTTTGACATTTTAATTAAAAATATAAATATCAAAAACGGCAGGGTTAATTTCGTCGATCAAAGCCTAGATATGCCGTTTGATTTTTTGATTTCTAAAATCAACACTAGTGTCGATGAAATCAGCCAAAAACGCCCCGCAAAGCTCAAATTTAACGGCAATGTCGGCAAAGGCGGTATCGCCCAAATCGATTTGAGTTTGTATCCGTTTGCATACGAAAAACAAACCACTCTTTCGCTCATTACAAAAGGCGTTGGTCTAAGCGAAACTACGCCGTATAGTGCGAAATTCATCGGTCGCAAGATAGACGGTGGCATGGCGAATTTAAAGCTAAATTACACGATAAAAAATTCAAAGCTAAACGCTACAAATGAAGTAAATTTGGATAATTTCACGCTTGGCGAAGCAGTCGAGAGCAAAGATGCCATAAATTTGCCGCTTGATTTAGCCATTTCTGTGCTAAAAGATTCAAAAGATCAAATCAATGTGAATTTGCCTGTTAGCGGGGATTTAAAAGACCCTAAATTTAGTTTTGGCGGAGTTATCGGCGGAACGATTTTAAAACTTTTCTCAGACATCGCCCTAAGCCCGTTTAAACTTATCGGAAATGTTTTAAATATCGATACAAAGGGGCTTGATACTATCGATTTTAACGCAGGTGAAGCTGAAATTTTAGCTAGTGAAAATGAAAAAATAGCAAATTTAGCCAAAATCGCCAAAGAAAAAGAGAATATTAAACTTATTTTAACGCCGACTTACAGCGAAAAGGCGGACGCTTTTGTATTTAAAAAGCAAATTTTTGATAGGGAAATATCAAATTTAATGAGCGAAAAAGATTTAAATTATGATAATGCGGTTGCAAATTTTGGTGCAAAACTGCGTGTGCCAAAAAGCGAAAACTACGAAAATGAAGTTATAAAAGCCGTTAAATTTGATACTTCGCGTCTAGAAAAATTAGCGCTTAAAAGAGTAGAAAATTTAAAATCAAATTTGATAAATTTAGGTGTCAATGAAAATCAAATCATCGTAGAAAAACCCCAAAATAGCGAACCAAAACAAGATATTTTTGTGCCTTTAAAACTTGGATTAAAAAATTAAATTTGCGAAGCAAATTTTCGTAAAATCAAATTTAAAAAGCTTGTAAAAGCTTTTTAAATTTGCCACTTCTAGCGTGCAGGGGTTGGGGGTTGTTAAGGGGGAAGGGGGCGCTTCGCAAG contains the following coding sequences:
- a CDS encoding DUF748 domain-containing protein — encoded protein: MNFFKKHWKKFLFGVVCFFAFYAIVGFFGVPYFLKNTLPNLLSDKANLSIKEAKFNPFSFKLDLRNLELTTNKPLFSVDEANLELNPKSLFKKDIFIKNLTLNSPNTQIYRDKNGKFNFDSFLSDEANNDENSTSFFNLVLENFKIQNGSALYSDESFAKPFLAKLENLNYEIKNLNLGKNSIGSHDLNSNSQIAKNIKHGANISLNPLEITGNLEISELNLSHIWQSFVDLRDLNLTKSFLSAKIPYKLNLDNGINLSVKNANLNLADNEFSEFGDIISFSEIIAKNLNLDLDFNDNLDLDLNIDQISLPNFAYSNPDFKVSSQNNELEKTLLNLKIENNSTNLSVKNENINHKNIEFNFQNHDFVRSENLALNGVNFVLNDQNFSAAINTANLGKTGTFSGQDNFGGFESSVAEKLSFDINKLFLKVQNAVVNSPKFISSIDENGVKSINSLAILKFAKDFNSTKKTANLDKNSSNPKTKFDFLIQNAEVKNGYAKITESFVTPMTHEISGINTTAKNISLNSPFIIKNSINSKQISLNSTTNLNIIPLNLSSAFSLNLPNLEYFNPYVGEFLNAKITSGANKFDGNFTLQSGFSLNGTSEVSNLAMSFANGDKFASFDNLKVGKIALTQNSLNLENINLNSPFSKIVVSKNKKLNLANLVKTSSKPKQPQNSGSKSDFDILIKNINIKNGRVNFVDQSLDMPFDFLISKINTSVDEISQKRPAKLKFNGNVGKGGIAQIDLSLYPFAYEKQTTLSLITKGVGLSETTPYSAKFIGRKIDGGMANLKLNYTIKNSKLNATNEVNLDNFTLGEAVESKDAINLPLDLAISVLKDSKDQINVNLPVSGDLKDPKFSFGGVIGGTILKLFSDIALSPFKLIGNVLNIDTKGLDTIDFNAGEAEILASENEKIANLAKIAKEKENIKLILTPTYSEKADAFVFKKQIFDREISNLMSEKDLNYDNAVANFGAKLRVPKSENYENEVIKAVKFDTSRLEKLALKRVENLKSNLINLGVNENQIIVEKPQNSEPKQDIFVPLKLGLKN